From the genome of Pseudarthrobacter sp. NIBRBAC000502772:
ACAAGATTAATTCGTACCTGCAGGGCTCTCCGGACGATACGTTCACCTGGTTCGCCGGTTACCGCATGCAGTACTACGCAGGCAAAGGGCTCCTTGCGCCCATCGATGACGTCTGGGAAACCATCGGTGGCAACTACTCCGATGCGCTGAAGAAAGCCTCCACCGGACCGGACGGCAAGATGTACTTCGTACCCAACTACAACTATCCGTGGGGGTTCTTCTACCGGAAGAGCCTCTGGGCCGAAAAGGGGTACGAGGTGCCGGAGACCTTTGACGCCCTCAGGGCCCTCGCCACGAAGATGCAGGCAGATGGCATCATTCCCATCGGCTTCGCCGACAAGGACGGCTGGCCGGCCATGGGCACCTTCGACTACATGAACATGCGGCTCAACGGCTACCAGTTCCATGTGGACCTGTGCGCACATAAGGAATCCTGGGACCAGCAAAAGGTCAGCGCGGTCTTCGACACCTGGGCGGCGCTCCTTCCCTTCCAGGATCCGGCAGCCCTCGGCCAGACCTGGCAGGACGCCGCCAAGGCGCTGGAAGCCAAGAAGACCGGCATGTACCTGCTGGGTTCCTTCGTCACCCAGCAATTCACCGACCCGGCGGTGCTGGCGGACATCGATTTCTTCGCCTTTCCGGAAATCGCCATGGAAGGCCGCGACGCTGTCGAAGCCCCCATTGACGGCCTCCTGCTGTCCAAAAAGGGCGGGGAGAACAAGGCGGCCCGCGACTTCATGGCGTTCCTCGGCACCGCCGAGGCCCAGGACGCCTACGCCGCCGTGGATGCGTCCAACATTGCCACCGCCAAGGGCACGGACACCTCCAAGTTCAGCCCGCTCAACAAGAAGTGTGCGGACACCATCGCCGACGCGAAGTACATCAGCCAGTTCTTCGACCGGGACGCCCTGCCCGCCATGGCCAATAACGTGATGATCCCGGCCCTGCAGAGCTTCATCAAGGACGGCAAAATAGACGTCAAGAACCTCGAGGCCCAGGCCAAGACGCTCTACGCCGCGCAGTAAATCCAGGGCCGCACTTCCAGCCCTGTCAGCGCCGTTTCCAAGGCGACCAGCCAGGAAGGGAACGACGACGGCGGCGCAGGCTCCCGCCGCCGTCGTTCCCTTCCAGCGTCCCCACCAATAGAGGGAAGACTTCCATGAGCAGCACCGCACAAGAATTGATACCGCCGGAAGCGCGGGAGCCCGGCGGCGGCCGCATCCGGCAGGCCAGAGGCGGGCGGGTCCGCCGCCTGACCGGGCGGGACAAAGTGGTCCTGTCGCTGATGGTGGGGATCCCCACCCTGATCGAACTGACCCTGGTCTGGCTGCCGACGCTGATGTCCGTGGGGCTCAGCTTCAGCCGGTGGAACGGCCTGGACCTGGCCGACATACGCCCCGCCGGCACGGCGAACTACCAGTACATCACCCAGGACTACCCGCCCTTTTGGCCGGCGGTGCAGCACAACCTGCTGTGGCTCCTGTTCCTGGCCCTGATTGCCACACCGCTGGGCCTGCTGCTCGCCGTGCTGCTGGACCAGAACATCAGGGGCAGCAAGATTTACCAGAGCATCTTCTTCGCACCCGTGATGTTGTCACTGGCCCTGATCGGCATCATCTGGCAGCTCTTTTACCAGCGCGACAACGGCCTCCTGAACTTCCTCCTGGGCACCGCCGGGACACCGCAGGCCGTCGACTGGTTCGGGGACTCCTCCGTGAACATCTGGGCCGCCATGATCGCGGCGACGTGGCGGCATGCCGGCTACGTCATGCTCCTTTACCTGGCCGGGCTTAAGGGCGTGGACCCGACCCTCAAGGAAGCCGCCGCCATCGACGGAGCCAACGCAGGGCAGACTTTCTTCCGCGTGGTGTTCCCGGCCATGCGCCCCATCAATATCGTCATCGTGGTGATCACTATCATCGAATCGCTGCGCGCCTTTGACGTGGTTTACGTCATCAACCGCGGAACCAACGGCCTGGAAATGCTCAGCGCCCTGGTGATCCAGAACCTCGTGGGCGAAGGCCAGGTGATCGGCGTCGGCTCGGCACTGGCAGTGGTGCTGCTGGTCATCTCCCTTGTTCCCATCGTCTTCTACCTCAGCCGCACCTTCGGCAAGGAGAACAAAGCATGAGCACCAACACAGCCCGCACCGGCCGGACTGCTGCCGCAGCGGCGCCCCGCTCCGGCAGCAGGCCCAAGCGCCACTACGGGACCCATATCTTCCTGGCCGTCATGGCGGTAATGTGGCTGATCCCGCTGGGTTGGTCGCTTTTCACCGCCCTCCGCCCGGTGGCCTCGACGAACCAGTACGGTTATTTCAGCTTTGCCGGCGACTTCAACTTCGACAACTTCGCCCAGGCCTGGACCCAGGGCGGGTTTTCCACGTACTTCTGGAACTCGGTCATCATCACCGTCCCGGCTGTGCTGCTGACCCTGTTCCTTGCCTCCCTCATGGCCTTCGCCGTCAGCCGGGTGAGCTGGAAGTTCAACATCACGCTGCTCATCATGTTCACCGCCGGCAACCTGCTTCCCCCGCAGGTCCTCGCCGCCCCGCTGTTCGAGATGGCAAAGCACTTCGAAGTGCCGTACTCGTTCAGCGATTCCGGAAACATGCTGAACACCTACATCATTGTGATCGCGGTCAATACCGCCTTCCAGATGGGTTTCTGCACCTTCGTGCTGTCCAACTACATGAAGGCGCTCTCCGCGGACCTGACCGAGGCCGCCCTGGTGGACGGGGCCGGCATCTGGCGGCAGTACCGGGAGATCATCATGCCACTCTGCCGGCCGGCGTTCGCCGCACTCGGCACGCTCCAGGTCATCTTCATCTACAACGACTACTTCTGGCCCCTCATCTTCATCCAGAGCGGCAACCGGCTTCCGATCACCACGGCCATCAACAACCTGCAGGGCGAATTCCTGAACAACTACAACCTCCTGGCCGCCGGCGCAGTCATCACTGTCATTCCCACGCTGGTGATCTACCTGCTCCTGCAGCGGCAGTTTGTTGCGGGGCTGACTCTTGGTTCAAGCAAGGGGTAGACCATCATGGAACGTGACGGGGATATCACACCCGCCTCAGCCCGAAAGGAATTACATGCTCCCCGCAGCACGCCACCAGGCAATCGTGGACGCCGTCCAGCGCGAACGGGTTGTCCGCGTCTCGGACCTCGCCCAGCAACTGGGCGTTTCCCTGATGACTGTCCGCCGGGATATCGAGCTGCTGGAGGATGGTGGCAAACTGGAGCGTATCCACGGCGGCGCCAAGCTCCCCGGCGATGTCAGCACGCATGAGCCTGGCTTCGAGCTCAAGTCCACCCAGCTGACCGCGGAGAAGCGCGCCATCGCGCTGGAGGCTGCCGGCCTGGTGCATGAGGGCATGGCTGTCGGTCTCAGCGCCGGGACCACCACGTGGGCCCTGGCCAAGGAACTGGTCAACGGCCCGCGGATCACGGTGGTCACCAACTCCGTGCGCATTGCTGACCTCTTCCACCACGCCGCGTCCGGCGGCTCGGCCCGCTTCACATCCACCGTGATCCTGATCGGCGGCGAGCGCACGCCGTCGGACGCTTTGGTGGGACCCATCGCGACGGCGGCACTCAAGCAGCTGCACCTGGACGTGCTGTTCCTGGGCGTGCACGGCATGGACGCCGACGCCGGCTTCACAACCCCCAACCTGTTGGAGGCCGAGACGGACCGGGCGTTCGTCGCAGCCGCCCGGAAAACTGTGGTCCTTGCCGATCACACCAAGTGGGGGCTCCTGGGCATCAGCACGATCGCTCCGCTGGACGCGGCCGATGAGGTCATCAGCGACGCCGGGCTGGGCCCCGAAGCCCAGCGCATCCTCGGCGAGCGGGTGGGCAAGATCCGGATCGCGGGCTAGTGAACCAACAGCCCTTGGTTCACGGGCAGCCGCAGGACTGGCGGACGTGGAGCTTCGTGGGGAACGTCCGCTGCTGCGGCGGGGCCTTGCGCCGAGCACCCAGAATGCCGTCGACGGCGGCCTCGGCCATCTCCCGAACCGGCTGATCCACGGTAGTCAGCGCCGGCCACGCATACTCCGCCTCGGCGGAGCCGTCGAAGGAGGTCAGCGCGATGTCTCCGGGCACGGAGACGCCCGCCTCATGGAGCGCGCGGAGGATACCAACCGCCTGCATGTCCGAGCTCGCGAAAATCGCCGTGGGCCGGTTGGAGGAGGCCAGGAGCCGCTTCCCCGCTTCGTAGCCACCAGGCCGGGTGAAGTCGCTGCGCGCTATGGGCCCTTCGGGGAGGCCTGCCTCCTTCAGCGCCTTCAGCCAGCCCAGTTCGCGGCCGTCGACGTTTTTGCCCACGTTGGTGCCTATGGCCAGGCCGATGTTCGTATGCCCGTGCCCCAGGAGATGTTCCACGGCGATCTGTGCACCGGCCGTCAGGTCCACCCCGATGCTGTTGATGCCCGGCCCTTCGCTGTCATGGTTGAGCAGGACCCAGGGAATGTCGGCCTTCTCGAGGTCTTCAAGGTCCGGCTGGAACAAGACGCTGGCAAGCAGTACGCCGTCCACCTGCCGCGCCGCCAGGTTCCGGACGTTTCGGCGCTCCTTTGCGAGATCGCCGTCGGAGTTGGTCAGCAGCAGGGCGTAGCCCCGCTCGGCCGCGGCGTCCTCCACGGCATGCGCCAGGAGCGAGAAGAACGGGTTCGAGTTGTCCGGCACGATGAGCCCCAGCGTCTCGCTTGATCCCAGTTTGAGGGCCCTGGCCGCCGCGTTGGGGCGGTAATCCAGGACCCGGATGGCGTCCTGGACCTTCGCCTCCGTGGCCGGAGCCACTTTCTTGGGCCCGCCATTGACTACATAGCTGACGACGGCGGTGCTAACGCCCGCGTACCGGGCAACATCCTTGCGGGTCACCGGGCTGCGTGGGGGCTGCACTGTGGGAGTCGTCATGGTGTACATGCTAGCTATCAGATCCCCGGGGCGTCGCCGAAGTCACGGATGGGCAGCCGCTCTCCGCCGCGGAGGGCGGACTGGTGCGCCACGATACCGGGCAGCGTGAACCGGGCGGCAACCCAGGCGTTGACCGGCGGAAGCGCACGCGTGTTGACGGCTGTCACGAAGTCATCCACCAGGAAGTGGTGGCTTCCCTCGTGCCCGTTCGGTGCGCCGCGGAACTCCTCCGGCAGCCGATCAGCGTCGTGGACAGGCGAGAGCCCGGAGACGAAGGCGTCCCTCAGTTCC
Proteins encoded in this window:
- a CDS encoding LacI family DNA-binding transcriptional regulator, with product MTTPTVQPPRSPVTRKDVARYAGVSTAVVSYVVNGGPKKVAPATEAKVQDAIRVLDYRPNAAARALKLGSSETLGLIVPDNSNPFFSLLAHAVEDAAAERGYALLLTNSDGDLAKERRNVRNLAARQVDGVLLASVLFQPDLEDLEKADIPWVLLNHDSEGPGINSIGVDLTAGAQIAVEHLLGHGHTNIGLAIGTNVGKNVDGRELGWLKALKEAGLPEGPIARSDFTRPGGYEAGKRLLASSNRPTAIFASSDMQAVGILRALHEAGVSVPGDIALTSFDGSAEAEYAWPALTTVDQPVREMAEAAVDGILGARRKAPPQQRTFPTKLHVRQSCGCP
- a CDS encoding DeoR/GlpR family DNA-binding transcription regulator; the encoded protein is MLPAARHQAIVDAVQRERVVRVSDLAQQLGVSLMTVRRDIELLEDGGKLERIHGGAKLPGDVSTHEPGFELKSTQLTAEKRAIALEAAGLVHEGMAVGLSAGTTTWALAKELVNGPRITVVTNSVRIADLFHHAASGGSARFTSTVILIGGERTPSDALVGPIATAALKQLHLDVLFLGVHGMDADAGFTTPNLLEAETDRAFVAAARKTVVLADHTKWGLLGISTIAPLDAADEVISDAGLGPEAQRILGERVGKIRIAG
- a CDS encoding carbohydrate ABC transporter permease, with the translated sequence MSTNTARTGRTAAAAAPRSGSRPKRHYGTHIFLAVMAVMWLIPLGWSLFTALRPVASTNQYGYFSFAGDFNFDNFAQAWTQGGFSTYFWNSVIITVPAVLLTLFLASLMAFAVSRVSWKFNITLLIMFTAGNLLPPQVLAAPLFEMAKHFEVPYSFSDSGNMLNTYIIVIAVNTAFQMGFCTFVLSNYMKALSADLTEAALVDGAGIWRQYREIIMPLCRPAFAALGTLQVIFIYNDYFWPLIFIQSGNRLPITTAINNLQGEFLNNYNLLAAGAVITVIPTLVIYLLLQRQFVAGLTLGSSKG
- a CDS encoding carbohydrate ABC transporter permease; this encodes MSSTAQELIPPEAREPGGGRIRQARGGRVRRLTGRDKVVLSLMVGIPTLIELTLVWLPTLMSVGLSFSRWNGLDLADIRPAGTANYQYITQDYPPFWPAVQHNLLWLLFLALIATPLGLLLAVLLDQNIRGSKIYQSIFFAPVMLSLALIGIIWQLFYQRDNGLLNFLLGTAGTPQAVDWFGDSSVNIWAAMIAATWRHAGYVMLLYLAGLKGVDPTLKEAAAIDGANAGQTFFRVVFPAMRPINIVIVVITIIESLRAFDVVYVINRGTNGLEMLSALVIQNLVGEGQVIGVGSALAVVLLVISLVPIVFYLSRTFGKENKA
- a CDS encoding ABC transporter substrate-binding protein, giving the protein MASQFDASATAFPSRRSILKTVGVGAAGLAGIPFLAACTGGSAPSATGSDSAGLTFGSGSSDDVPKRAYQAVTDAFTAKSGKKVTTNVVPHNDFQNKINSYLQGSPDDTFTWFAGYRMQYYAGKGLLAPIDDVWETIGGNYSDALKKASTGPDGKMYFVPNYNYPWGFFYRKSLWAEKGYEVPETFDALRALATKMQADGIIPIGFADKDGWPAMGTFDYMNMRLNGYQFHVDLCAHKESWDQQKVSAVFDTWAALLPFQDPAALGQTWQDAAKALEAKKTGMYLLGSFVTQQFTDPAVLADIDFFAFPEIAMEGRDAVEAPIDGLLLSKKGGENKAARDFMAFLGTAEAQDAYAAVDASNIATAKGTDTSKFSPLNKKCADTIADAKYISQFFDRDALPAMANNVMIPALQSFIKDGKIDVKNLEAQAKTLYAAQ